One region of Enterobacter ludwigii genomic DNA includes:
- the ydfG gene encoding bifunctional NADP-dependent 3-hydroxy acid dehydrogenase/3-hydroxypropionate dehydrogenase YdfG, whose translation MIILVTGATAGFGESITRRFVANGHKVIATGRRQERLQELKDELGDSILTAQLDVRNRAAIEEMITNLPAEWRAIDVLVNNAGLALGMEPAHKASVEDWENMIDTNNKGLVYMTRAVLPGMVERNRGHIINIGSTAGSWPYAGGNVYGATKAFVRQFSLNLRTDLHGTAIRVTDIEPGLVGGTEFSNVRFKGDDAKADKTYENANALTPEDVTETVWWVATLPKHVNINTVEMMPVSQSFAGLSVHRG comes from the coding sequence ATGATTATTTTAGTTACCGGGGCGACAGCGGGTTTTGGTGAAAGCATCACGCGTCGCTTCGTCGCCAACGGACACAAGGTGATTGCAACGGGCCGTCGTCAGGAGCGTCTGCAGGAGCTGAAAGACGAATTGGGTGACAGCATCCTGACCGCGCAACTGGATGTGCGTAACCGCGCGGCCATTGAAGAGATGATTACTAACCTGCCTGCCGAATGGCGTGCCATTGATGTGCTGGTTAACAATGCCGGTCTGGCGCTGGGCATGGAGCCTGCCCACAAAGCCAGCGTTGAAGACTGGGAAAACATGATCGACACCAACAACAAAGGGCTGGTCTATATGACCCGTGCAGTGCTGCCGGGCATGGTCGAGCGCAACCGCGGCCACATTATCAATATTGGTTCCACCGCCGGGAGCTGGCCATATGCGGGCGGCAACGTCTATGGCGCGACCAAAGCGTTTGTGCGCCAGTTCAGCCTGAACCTGCGTACCGATCTGCACGGCACGGCCATTCGCGTCACCGATATCGAACCGGGTCTGGTTGGCGGGACAGAATTCTCCAACGTGCGCTTCAAAGGCGATGACGCGAAAGCGGACAAAACCTACGAAAACGCTAACGCGCTGACGCCGGAAGATGTCACTGAAACGGTGTGGTGGGTGGCGACGCTGCCGAAACACGTCAACATCAACACTGTAGAAATGATGCCGGTCAGCCAGAGTTTTGCCGGACTTAGCGTCCATCGTGGCTAA
- a CDS encoding cold shock domain-containing protein, with translation MSSKILGLVKWFNEDKGFGFISPLDGSKDIFVHFSALEGDSFNTLFEGQKVEFAIISGSKGPAAGNVTLCDK, from the coding sequence ATGTCGTCAAAAATTTTAGGTCTGGTTAAGTGGTTTAACGAAGATAAAGGCTTTGGCTTTATCTCCCCGCTTGATGGCAGTAAAGATATTTTTGTCCACTTTTCCGCCCTTGAGGGGGACAGTTTCAACACGCTTTTTGAAGGTCAAAAAGTCGAGTTTGCTATCATTAGCGGCAGTAAAGGCCCTGCAGCAGGCAACGTAACGCTTTGCGATAAATAA
- a CDS encoding MgtC family protein, producing MFPYISHLLAAMLLGAIIGAERQWRQRMAGLRTNALVATGAAVFILSSVSTSPDSPGRIAAQIVSGIGFLGAGVIMREGMNIRGLNTAATLWCSAGIGVLCGLGQFWNAAMASVIILCANILLREAAQRINQLPALHEGEKCYVLKVTCNDEHEDAVRQNVVKMAQELTLSLKAIYSTAAKTEGTTEIRAEVITREEYRKLLDLIMGNMGGNKIIASVSCHAI from the coding sequence ATGTTCCCATATATCTCTCATCTGCTCGCAGCAATGCTGCTGGGCGCAATTATTGGCGCAGAAAGACAATGGCGCCAGCGGATGGCCGGGCTTCGTACTAATGCACTGGTTGCTACAGGCGCGGCAGTATTTATTTTAAGTTCCGTCTCCACTTCTCCTGATAGCCCGGGGCGCATCGCGGCACAGATCGTCTCCGGAATAGGTTTCCTCGGCGCCGGCGTGATTATGCGTGAGGGAATGAATATTCGGGGTCTGAATACCGCGGCAACGCTGTGGTGTTCGGCTGGAATTGGTGTGCTATGCGGATTAGGCCAATTCTGGAATGCCGCGATGGCCAGCGTAATTATTCTCTGTGCTAACATATTGCTTCGCGAAGCCGCGCAGCGGATTAATCAACTCCCCGCGCTTCACGAAGGCGAAAAATGTTATGTTCTGAAAGTGACCTGCAATGATGAGCATGAAGATGCCGTGCGGCAGAATGTTGTCAAAATGGCTCAGGAGCTGACGTTAAGTCTGAAAGCCATCTATTCAACGGCAGCGAAAACAGAAGGAACCACCGAAATTCGGGCTGAAGTGATTACCCGTGAGGAATACCGAAAATTACTCGATTTGATTATGGGTAATATGGGTGGGAATAAAATTATCGCTTCCGTAAGCTGTCATGCAATATGA
- a CDS encoding MFS transporter yields MSLRSLRALCLTSFFIADVRDGLGPFLGIFLTERHWSPDDIGILMTAGGLAGLLATLPAGFITDTSRSKRSVLALVCLLITLSTLLLWFSQQSSVVAVSQIVSGISAAFVGPLLAGITLGLTGQSGFSAQMGRNEAFNHGGNFVTALIAGGIAWYWGVGGIFLLMTCTTLLTLCALLAIRHGDIDNNAARGLSSQANLPVPGFAVLMKNRALFVTGLTLLLFHLANAALLPMLSMRVAAAPASINPGLYAAGTVIISQAVMIPVAIWVAHRIERYGYWRLIMLALLVMPVRAALAASTDAPLMMIPVQILDGLAAGILGVVVPSFIVVLLRGSGHVNAGQSVVMLMQGIGASMSPALTGTIAGHYSFATAFSVLSAIALVAVLLWWRCANRTWETDSSPGGA; encoded by the coding sequence ATGTCTCTTCGTTCACTGCGGGCGTTGTGCCTGACCAGTTTTTTCATTGCGGATGTCCGCGATGGTCTTGGTCCTTTTCTCGGTATTTTTCTGACTGAACGTCACTGGTCCCCTGATGATATCGGCATACTGATGACGGCCGGTGGTCTGGCGGGATTATTGGCCACGCTGCCGGCGGGATTTATCACCGACACCTCACGCAGCAAGCGATCCGTGCTGGCGCTGGTGTGCCTGCTCATCACCCTTAGTACGCTCCTGCTCTGGTTTAGCCAGCAGAGCAGCGTTGTCGCTGTTTCGCAAATTGTCAGCGGTATCAGTGCGGCATTTGTGGGGCCGTTGCTCGCCGGTATAACGCTGGGGCTGACCGGCCAGAGCGGGTTCAGTGCGCAGATGGGCAGAAATGAGGCGTTCAATCACGGCGGCAACTTTGTCACTGCACTGATTGCAGGCGGCATTGCCTGGTACTGGGGCGTGGGCGGGATTTTCCTGCTGATGACCTGCACGACGCTGCTCACGCTCTGCGCGCTGCTTGCCATTCGCCACGGCGATATCGACAACAACGCCGCGCGCGGGCTGTCATCTCAGGCGAACCTGCCGGTTCCCGGTTTTGCGGTGCTGATGAAAAACCGTGCGCTGTTTGTGACCGGGCTGACGCTGCTGCTGTTTCACCTGGCAAACGCCGCGCTGCTGCCGATGCTGAGCATGAGAGTTGCAGCGGCACCTGCCTCGATTAACCCCGGTTTGTATGCGGCGGGTACCGTCATCATCTCACAGGCCGTGATGATCCCCGTTGCCATCTGGGTCGCACACCGCATAGAACGCTACGGCTACTGGCGCTTAATTATGCTGGCGCTGCTGGTTATGCCGGTGCGCGCGGCGCTGGCGGCATCTACGGACGCGCCGTTAATGATGATACCGGTACAAATCCTCGACGGACTGGCCGCCGGGATCCTGGGTGTCGTGGTACCGTCGTTTATTGTGGTGCTGCTGCGCGGAAGCGGGCACGTCAATGCCGGGCAAAGCGTGGTGATGCTGATGCAGGGGATTGGGGCATCCATGAGTCCGGCGTTAACCGGTACGATCGCCGGTCATTACTCTTTTGCGACGGCGTTCAGCGTACTGAGCGCGATTGCCCTGGTGGCCGTGCTGCTGTGGTGGCGCTGCGCTAATCGGACATGGGAAACTGACAGTTCGCCGGGTGGGGCATAG
- the dcp gene encoding peptidyl-dipeptidase Dcp, translated as MTATNPFFEISLLPYQAPHFDEINDSHYRPAFDEALRQKRADIDAIVSQTTAPDFTNTVLALEKSGAMLTRVNSVFFAMTSAHTNAYLQELEEQFSTELAALANDIWLNDTLFARVESVWQDRAALDAESRRLVEETYQRFILAGARLNETEKTELKALNTEAASLTSQFNQRLLAADKAGGLVVDYAHQLDGLSADEIADAAQAATERELNDRWLIPLLNTTQQPALSALRDRQTRENLFNAGWTRTQKGDENDTRALILRLTALRARQARLLGFEDYASWSIADQMAKTPDAALTFMRGIVPAARTRAEREQADIQNVIDDEQGGFTVQAWDWAFYAERVRQAKYALDESQIRPYFALNNVLHDGVFWTASQLFGIRFVERFDIPVYHPDVRVWEIFDHTGVGMALFYGDFFARDSKQGGAWMDSFVVQSYEFATRPVIYNVCNYQKPGNGRPALLSWDDVITLFHEFGHTLHGLFASQRYATLAGTNTPRDFVEFPSQINEHWASHPQVFAHYARHFETGEPMPEALRRSMLSATQFNKGYDMTETLSAALLDMNWHSIREPVESVEAFEAAALKKEGLDLPAVPPRYRSSYFAHIFGGGYAAGYYAYLWTQMLADDGYQWFVEQGGLTRENGQKFREAILSRGNSTDLAELYRSWRGHDPKIEPMLENRGLSA; from the coding sequence ATGACGGCCACGAATCCCTTTTTTGAAATCAGCCTTTTACCTTACCAGGCACCTCATTTTGATGAAATCAACGATAGCCACTATCGCCCGGCTTTCGATGAAGCGCTTCGCCAGAAGAGGGCGGATATTGACGCCATTGTCTCTCAGACCACTGCGCCAGACTTCACCAACACCGTACTGGCGCTGGAGAAAAGCGGCGCCATGCTCACGCGCGTCAACAGCGTTTTCTTCGCCATGACCTCCGCACACACCAATGCGTACCTGCAGGAACTGGAAGAGCAGTTCTCTACCGAACTTGCCGCGCTGGCGAACGATATCTGGCTAAACGACACGCTTTTCGCTCGCGTGGAGAGCGTCTGGCAGGACCGTGCCGCGCTGGACGCTGAATCCCGTCGGTTGGTTGAGGAGACATATCAGCGGTTTATTCTGGCCGGCGCACGTCTGAATGAGACAGAAAAAACCGAGCTGAAGGCGCTTAATACCGAGGCGGCCTCTCTGACCAGCCAGTTTAATCAGCGTCTGCTGGCTGCTGATAAGGCTGGCGGGCTGGTGGTGGATTACGCACACCAGCTTGATGGGCTTAGCGCTGACGAAATCGCTGATGCCGCACAGGCTGCCACCGAGAGAGAGCTTAACGATCGCTGGTTGATCCCGCTCCTGAACACCACCCAGCAACCAGCGCTTTCGGCGCTGCGCGATCGTCAGACGCGGGAAAATCTGTTTAACGCAGGCTGGACGCGTACCCAGAAAGGGGATGAGAACGATACGCGCGCGCTGATCCTTCGTCTTACTGCGTTACGTGCACGTCAGGCTCGCTTGCTGGGCTTTGAGGATTATGCCAGTTGGAGCATTGCCGACCAGATGGCGAAAACGCCAGACGCCGCGCTTACCTTTATGCGTGGCATTGTGCCTGCCGCACGTACCCGCGCGGAACGCGAGCAGGCCGATATTCAGAATGTCATTGATGACGAACAGGGTGGTTTCACCGTGCAGGCCTGGGATTGGGCCTTCTATGCGGAGCGCGTGCGTCAGGCAAAATATGCCCTCGATGAGTCGCAAATCAGGCCGTATTTTGCGCTCAATAACGTACTGCACGATGGCGTATTCTGGACGGCCAGCCAGCTGTTTGGCATCCGCTTTGTGGAGCGCTTTGATATCCCGGTTTATCACCCGGACGTTCGCGTATGGGAAATTTTCGACCACACGGGTGTTGGTATGGCACTGTTCTACGGTGACTTCTTTGCCCGTGACTCCAAGCAAGGTGGGGCGTGGATGGACAGTTTTGTCGTGCAATCCTATGAATTTGCCACCCGTCCGGTTATCTACAACGTCTGTAACTATCAGAAACCGGGTAATGGACGCCCGGCGCTACTCTCCTGGGATGACGTGATTACCCTGTTCCACGAGTTCGGCCATACGCTACACGGGCTGTTTGCCAGTCAGCGCTACGCCACGCTCGCGGGTACCAATACCCCACGTGATTTCGTTGAGTTTCCGTCGCAAATAAACGAACACTGGGCCAGCCATCCTCAGGTATTTGCCCATTACGCCCGTCATTTTGAAACCGGTGAACCGATGCCGGAAGCGCTACGGAGAAGCATGCTGAGTGCGACTCAGTTTAACAAAGGCTATGACATGACGGAGACACTCAGTGCCGCGCTGCTGGACATGAACTGGCACAGTATTCGTGAGCCTGTTGAAAGTGTCGAGGCGTTTGAAGCCGCCGCCCTGAAAAAAGAGGGGCTGGATCTGCCCGCCGTACCGCCGCGCTATCGCAGCAGCTACTTTGCTCATATCTTTGGTGGCGGTTACGCGGCGGGGTATTACGCTTACCTGTGGACACAAATGCTGGCGGACGATGGCTATCAGTGGTTTGTCGAGCAGGGCGGTTTAACCCGTGAAAACGGGCAAAAATTCCGTGAGGCGATTTTATCCCGTGGGAATAGTACAGATTTAGCGGAACTGTATCGTAGCTGGCGCGGGCACGATCCAAAGATTGAACCGATGCTGGAGAATCGCGGATTGAGCGCGTAA
- a CDS encoding YnfU family zinc-binding protein, which translates to MSGRKNTQFRRNHLVKCPCPNCSKDSEHSYNRVQKGAQLVCPYCNTLFKSSQRF; encoded by the coding sequence ATGTCTGGACGTAAAAATACGCAATTTCGTCGAAATCATTTAGTCAAATGTCCCTGCCCAAACTGCTCGAAAGATTCAGAGCACAGCTATAATCGCGTACAAAAGGGCGCACAGCTTGTTTGCCCATATTGCAATACTCTTTTTAAGTCCTCTCAACGATTTTAA